A single window of Colletotrichum destructivum chromosome 9, complete sequence DNA harbors:
- a CDS encoding Putative IQ motif, EF-hand binding, pseudouridine synthase, RsuA/RluA, pseudouridine synthase, RluA yields the protein MASDKVKLVSAPASLQTATFPASVAKPSDMRPSEASEKQSDVLTTPTGDMWPRPYYFEDGLRRVAPYHFTYHTWAKERWRGRKLVDIFEDEFRDRTLEYYRHAMETGAIVVNGKAVGPDHVVKNGDLVNHTIHRHEPPVTAEPIRVIHEDDEMIVVNKPSGVPVHPAGRYKYNSLIEIMKAERGEHFLPYPCHRLDRLTSGILFIGKTPQGAVKLTAQIRAHTVRKEYLARVAGKFPDGEVICDQPILQISPRLGLNRVRANGKSARTVFKRLAYYPPETQNDSQPQQPKTPEQLAEEERRPWIKKEGYSIVRCLPLTGRTHQIRVHLQFVGHPIQNDPLYANQRVWGINLGCNDSDAVENTDEDIMSRLERMGKQDIADAVAYHDEMVDLYAKRRAEKLSGKNCEICDTPLYTDPGEHELSLWLHSLRYEDAGGAWGYTSPMPGWALPPDGMNGPTEVGGLEELVEAIKDENPEVS from the coding sequence ATGGCTTCCGACAAAGTAAAGTTGGTCTCGGCACCGGCTTCGTTGCAAACTGCAACATTCCCGGCATCTGTGGCTAAGCCGTCGGATATGCGACCCTCTGAAGCCTCCGAGAAGCAGTCTGACGTGCTGACGACTCCCACTGGCGACATGTGGCCACGTCCTTACTATTTCGAGGACGGTCTGCGTAGAGTCGCCCCCTACCACTTCACCTATCACACCTGGGCCAAAGAACGATGGCGTGGCCGGAAACTAGTCGATATATTTGAAGACGAGTTCAGGGACCGCACCCTTGAGTATTATCGCCACGCCATGGAAACCGGGGCCATAGTCGTCAACGGGAAGGCCGTCGGGCCGGACCATGTGGTCAAAAACGGGGACCTGGTGAACCATACCATCCATCGCCACGAGCCCCCAGTCACCGCAGAGCCCATTCGTGTTATccacgaagacgatgagatGATTGTCGTTAACAAGCCATCCGGCGTGCCTGTGCACCCTGCTGGCAGATACAAGTACAACTCACTCATCGAAATCATGAAAGCTGAGAGGGGCGAGCACTTTTTGCCGTACCCGTGCCATCGCCTGGACCGCCTCACAAGCGGTATTCTTTTCATCGGCAAGACGCCGCAAGGCGCCGTCAAGCTCACCGCGCAGATTAGGGCTCATACGGTGCGCAAGGAATATTTAGCCCGCGTTGCTGGAAAGTTTCCCGATGGCGAAGTCATTTGCGATCAGCCTATCCTCCAGATATCCCCGCGACTAGGACTCAACAGAGTCCGGGCCAATGGAAAGTCCGCTCGTACCGTCTTCAAGCGTCTGGCCTATTACCCGCCGGAAACCCAGAATGActcgcagccgcagcagcccaAAACCCCGGAACAGCTTGCGGAAGAGGAGCGTCGGCCTTGGATTAAGAAGGAGGGCTACTCTATTGTTCGCTGCTTGCCTTTGACGGGCAGGACGCATCAGATTCGTGTGCACCTGCAATTTGTCGGGCACCCGATTCAGAACGACCCGCTGTACGCAAACCAGCGAGTCTGGGGCATCAACCTGGGATGCAACGACTCGGATGCAGTTGAAAACACGGACGAAGACATCATGTCGCGTCTGGAACGGATGGGTAAGCAGGACATTGCTGATGCGGTAGCATATCATGACGAGATGGTGGACCTGTACGCGAAGAGACGGGCCGAGAAGCTGTCAGGGAAAAACTGCGAAATTTGCGATACGCCGCTGTATACGGATCCCGGCGAGCATGAATTGTCGCTTTGGCTTCACAGCCTCCGGTATGAAGACGCCGGAGGCGCATGGGGCTACACCAGCCCGATGCCCGGATGGGCGCTTCCTCCGGATGGCATGAACGGACCGACGGAGGTTGGTGGACTGGAGGAGTTAGTGGAGGCTATCAAAGACGAGAACCCTGAAGTGTCTTGA
- a CDS encoding Putative basic-leucine zipper domain superfamily translates to MAHTAVANTRTRPVSSTVVTQHDKYAIDNMTRSASAEPTKPTKRKGTRSVSTLTPSQLARKRANDREAQRAIRARTKEHIERLERELEELKSERGRDQSQTVQELLRKNKALEEELFKLRESMGVPNGQSYPNSGMAASSLASSSAWLPLVRADSAPVYDDNLSSISGAVPSPRSSPFPSNGDYNVMQELGPSYVPMPDASESWGPGIPVSVPSTVSSPSSSANTDEYGAGYIPTSVPAPMMDARSIPAKMDYDDVDSVPRRWIPSQPLNGSPSTGAHVSSSVVSSSPAVVELIPNSGVLSTTVGSLIRQPGTALWEIPTLIVPPTCRIDQLLVGFIQDCRRLAQLKPLDTLLRPARVNVKNFLEYHPASPTTEPPRCQLADLDRAASSTVTGPGVNHPIAELITALVNKGGVTNVIERLAVFAVIQRAVAWLVHPTREAYAAIMPELTPKPCQNRIPHPQWVDLVLWPPLRTTIIERQEVYANEEFQSVYSASLRLINWPCRPIDALVVDPQSGEMWLSDTFTAHAMRVENWRLNENFVRRYPELRGCVAVEGS, encoded by the exons ATGGCCCATACTGCCGTTGCCAACACTCGAACAAGACCTGTCTCCTCCACCGTTGTTACACAACACGACAAGTACGCCATCGACAACATGACACGATCAGCTTCCGCAGAGCCTACGAAGCCCACCAAGCGCAAGG GTACCAGAAGCGTTTCGACTTTGACGCCCTCCCAGCTGGCACGCAAGCGTGCCAATGACAGAGAAGCTCAGCGCGCTATCCGAGCCAGGACGAAGGAGCACATTGAGAGACTCGAGCgagagctcgaggagctcaagagCGAACGTGGCCGCGACCAAAGTCAGACCGTCCAGGAGCTTTTGCGCAAGAACAAGGCCCTTGAAGAGGAACTGTTCAAGCTCCGCGAGAGCATGGGCGTTCCTAACGGGCAGTCCTACCCAAATTCAGGTATGGCTGCCTCCTCACTCGCCTCGTCTTCTGCGTGGTTGCCTCTTGTTCGTGCTGACTCGGCTCCAGTATACGACGACAATCTCAGCTCAATCAGCGGTGCCGTCCCAAGCCCTCGATCTTCGCCCTTCCCTTCCAACGGCGACTACAACGTGATGCAAGAACTCGGCCCCTCTTACGTGCCCATGCCCGATGCATCAGAGTCATGGGGCCCCGGCATTCCCGTTTCCGTACCCTCCACCGTCTCAAGCCCGTCATCCTCTGCCAACACGGACGAGTACGGCGCTGGCTACATCCCCACGAGCGTCCCCGCGCCGATGATGGACGCTCGAAGCATCCCGGCCAAAATGGACTACGACGACGTTGATTCTG TCCCTAGACGCTGGATACCCTCACAACCACTCAATGGGTCACCATCAACAGGTGCCCATGTCTCATCATCAGTCGTATCTTCATCACCAGCAGTCGTGGAACTCATACCCAACTCCGGTGTACTATCAACAACCGTCGGCTCACTGATCCGCCAGCCCGGCACCGCCCTCTGGGAGATTCCGACGCTCATCGTCCCGCCTACATGTCGGATCGACCAGCTCCTAGTCGGCTTCATCCAGGACTGCCGTCGACTGGCCCAACTGAAACCCCTCGACACGCTCCTGCGGCCTGCCAGGGTCAACGTGAAGAACTTCCTCGAGTACCACCCGGCCTCACCCACAACAGAACCTCCTCGGTGTCAGCTAGCCGACCTTGACCGagccgcctcctccacggTCACTGGGCCCGGGGTCAATCACCCTATCGCCGAGCTCATTActgccctcgtcaacaaGGGGGGCGTTACAAACGTCATTGAGCGCCTCGCAGTCTTTGCCGTCATTCAAAGAGCCGTCGCCTGGCTGGTGCATCCAACGCGAGAAGCGTATGCGGCCATTATGCCGGAACTCACTCCAAAGCCTTGCCAAAACCGCATCCCGCATCCCCAATGGGTCGACCTCGTACTATGGCCTCCGCTGCGCACCACAATCATCGAGCGGCAGGAGGTGTACGCCAATGAAGAGTTCCAGTCCGTCTACTCGGCAAGCTTGAGACTCATCAACTGGCCGTGCCGACCCATTGACGCCCTGGTAGTAGACCCACAATCCGGGGAGATGTGGCTGAGCGACACGTTTACTGCCCACGCAATGCGCGTCGAAAACTGGCGCCTCAATGAGAACTTTGTTCGACGATACCCCGAACTTCGCGGCTGTGTTGCCGTCGAAGGATCCTGA